In Chitinophaga nivalis, a single genomic region encodes these proteins:
- a CDS encoding S10 family peptidase, whose protein sequence is MKAFYSRLTFSWLLAGVIGLQQLPVQAQSKSTKPPIAPLPEKTGVLSVTLNPDTTVTSSHEVTVKGQRIPYKAIAGTQPVWDAEGKAIAGLFYTYYERTDVKDRSTRPLVISFNGGPGTPSVWMQIAYTGPRLLNIDDEGYPVQPYGIRENPQSILDIADILYVDPANTGFSRLTGKDVPREKFFGVNADVKYLAEWINTFVTRHNRWASPKYLIGESYGTTRVSGLALELQNAQWMYLNGVILVSPTELGIKRNGPVSAALRLPYFTATAWYHKALPPALQQKDLNDILPEVENFTIQELIPAISMGGFLDEQKRKSIAAKMAYYSGLSEKVIQQHNLTVSTGFFWKELLRDKGYTVGRLDSRYRGIDKEDAGDYPDYNAELTSWLHAFTPAINIYLREELQFRTDLKYLMFGPVHPWNNENDHTGENLRDAMASNPYLHVMIQSGYYDGACDYFNAKYSMWQLDPGGRLKDRLSWRGYRSGHMMYLRKDDLTTGNDDIRAFIRASVPKAGQPAKY, encoded by the coding sequence ATGAAAGCATTTTATTCGCGCCTGACCTTTTCCTGGTTGCTGGCAGGCGTTATTGGGTTACAACAACTACCTGTGCAGGCACAATCGAAAAGCACTAAACCACCCATCGCTCCCCTGCCCGAAAAAACCGGCGTTTTATCTGTTACACTGAATCCGGACACTACTGTTACCAGTTCCCATGAAGTAACGGTGAAAGGACAACGCATTCCGTACAAAGCCATTGCCGGCACCCAACCTGTATGGGATGCAGAAGGCAAAGCTATTGCCGGCCTTTTTTACACGTATTATGAAAGAACCGACGTCAAAGACCGCAGCACCCGGCCACTCGTTATTTCATTCAACGGCGGCCCCGGCACGCCTTCTGTATGGATGCAGATTGCCTATACCGGGCCAAGGCTCCTGAACATCGATGATGAAGGTTATCCGGTACAACCTTATGGCATCCGCGAAAATCCACAATCGATTCTCGACATTGCCGATATTCTCTATGTAGATCCGGCCAATACCGGCTTCTCCAGACTCACCGGCAAAGACGTACCCCGGGAGAAATTTTTTGGGGTAAATGCGGATGTGAAATACCTCGCAGAATGGATCAACACCTTCGTGACCCGTCATAACCGGTGGGCATCTCCCAAATACCTGATTGGCGAAAGCTACGGCACTACCCGTGTTTCCGGACTCGCCCTGGAATTGCAAAATGCCCAATGGATGTACCTGAACGGGGTGATTCTCGTTTCGCCGACTGAGCTGGGGATTAAACGCAACGGCCCCGTATCTGCCGCCCTGCGCCTGCCCTATTTCACGGCTACGGCCTGGTACCACAAGGCACTGCCACCAGCCCTGCAGCAAAAAGACCTGAACGACATATTACCGGAGGTAGAAAACTTTACTATACAGGAATTGATCCCGGCTATCAGTATGGGCGGATTCCTGGATGAGCAGAAACGGAAAAGTATTGCCGCAAAAATGGCGTACTATTCGGGGCTGTCTGAAAAAGTTATCCAGCAACATAACCTGACTGTGTCTACCGGATTTTTCTGGAAAGAATTGCTGCGCGACAAAGGTTATACTGTTGGCCGCCTGGATTCCCGTTACCGCGGTATCGACAAGGAAGATGCCGGCGACTATCCGGATTACAATGCCGAACTCACTTCCTGGCTGCATGCCTTTACACCCGCTATCAACATCTATCTGCGCGAAGAGTTGCAGTTCCGTACGGATCTGAAATACCTGATGTTTGGCCCGGTACATCCGTGGAATAATGAAAATGACCATACCGGGGAGAACCTTCGGGATGCGATGGCCTCCAATCCTTATCTGCATGTGATGATCCAGTCCGGCTACTACGACGGCGCCTGCGATTATTTCAATGCCAAATACAGTATGTGGCAGCTGGACCCCGGCGGCAGGTTGAAAGACCGGCTTTCCTGGCGCGGCTACCGCAGCGGACATATGATGTATCTGCGTAAAGATGATCTGACTACCGGCAACGATGACATCCGCGCCTTTATCCGGGCTTCTGTTCCTAAAGCAGGACAACCCGCCAAATATTAA
- a CDS encoding helix-turn-helix transcriptional regulator translates to MKENKPELILADVDANPDSAYIWHWKTEHHFPFHTHQKGQLTYVEGGAAFLYTRDKTYFLPARHYMWVPAGVEHYFQHRYPANFVRTIYFFMDEDDQNDPFYTQTGIYPVGNLLLEMILYTEKWDGGHVYPGSKGYRFVKAIKNILPDISSVPLPITLPTTENPRMQPVLRYIQENLSEPLTLESVGHAFNYSERTLTRLFRATMDISFFQYLKLARMIKAMGYLLETEKTISEIAWDTGYNSVSAFSNTFYKLVGKRPTDFQP, encoded by the coding sequence ATGAAGGAAAATAAACCAGAACTGATACTGGCGGATGTGGATGCGAACCCGGACTCCGCCTATATATGGCATTGGAAAACGGAACACCACTTCCCGTTCCATACCCATCAAAAGGGGCAACTGACCTACGTAGAAGGGGGCGCAGCCTTTCTGTATACCCGGGATAAAACCTACTTCCTGCCGGCACGGCATTATATGTGGGTACCTGCAGGCGTAGAGCATTATTTTCAGCACCGCTACCCGGCCAATTTTGTGCGTACCATCTACTTTTTCATGGATGAAGATGATCAGAACGATCCTTTCTATACCCAGACGGGCATTTACCCGGTAGGCAACCTCCTGCTGGAGATGATTCTGTATACAGAAAAATGGGATGGCGGCCATGTGTACCCCGGCTCCAAAGGTTATCGCTTTGTAAAGGCCATTAAGAACATCCTGCCGGACATCAGCTCCGTGCCGCTACCCATTACCCTGCCTACGACAGAAAATCCCCGTATGCAGCCTGTATTGCGATATATACAGGAGAATCTGTCGGAGCCGCTGACCCTGGAAAGCGTGGGGCATGCCTTCAACTACAGTGAACGCACCCTCACCCGCCTGTTCCGGGCTACCATGGATATTTCCTTTTTCCAGTACCTGAAACTGGCCCGCATGATAAAAGCCATGGGCTATCTGCTGGAAACGGAAAAGACCATCAGTGAAATAGCGTGGGACACAGGCTACAACAGCGTTTCGGCTTTCAGCAACACTTTTTATAAACTGGTCGGAAAACGGCCCACCGATTTCCAGCCCTGA